The Henckelia pumila isolate YLH828 chromosome 2, ASM3356847v2, whole genome shotgun sequence genome includes a window with the following:
- the LOC140879472 gene encoding uncharacterized protein isoform X1, protein MPPEPFSWDRREFRKHERSGSDPRYGGGYGGGWPPRWREQHHPDAPPPHIPPYRRQHHQQQQPRWYSDFRSGPLLPGHGKQAGWNMHPDEVGQGFLPYGSRFSDRNLDEENFRPYGLGSDGVRHLRNFRDNRGSFSQKYWKATSREPSASSDGPGRSTENNEQRSIENAQAHNNSGANNRNENNFSHPTPDEVKSEKPDSIAKEQPDKDDGNADELVNTGKYEKETRTGSINWKPLKWSRSGSLSSRGSSLSRSSSSNCAGVDSSEMAAEVQQKKVTPVQSPTADTGAAGLMTFAAPSSEEPISRKKQRLGWGEGLAKYEKKKVDGPEDDAVNNSMVIRFSDIEETEQAHTMNMLEKSQRVADLEDCTSPATPSSAACSSSPGIEGKEIVDGAKVDHGASNFSCSPSIVSQTPFDGPTLNLENLELSSLSNMSSLVCELLQSGEQSSRNTYYVGASKLFLWKSDVSKALEMTESEIDSLETELKSLKSERRGYCPLPDVSSLQPEKIHSKHFEEQVTGSNFALRLASLDLVSSECTIGENAPVAIEAEHASLKVENTDNTGCASSKCVEVSTSVEDFYRQSARGLVNLDAINSSNSIEKNLDKGTCDWRNAGHADYDELIVTKSCPDLAETCDTHYDIPDIYDSILASNKDYANVASEALNKLVPSENNIFNFGMCSSVSCLRGDLTVIKKNFLRRKRFLKFKEKALTLKYRLFQHFWSQGRLVSARKLRALSHKKPDLIGHKMHRFSRARISAAAGNSQTVSAEDVIDFLSWLLSKSSVKPYRNTLKMPTLILDKEMQISRFISNNGLVVDPRALETERSMINTWTSEERDIFLDKLATFGKDFRKIASFLDHKTTAECVEFYYKNHKSDCFEKARKKPGVIKCSNSQSTTYLVASGKRWGRGAAAASLDILGAASAIVANDNTGAEIQQKCTSRFSFGASSAHKAPRFYDSTFQSLNSPDLYDNEREAVAADVLAGICGSMSSEAVSSCITSSVDPVDGYQDWRCQRVRFSMKRPSTPGVTLSVDDECSDESYVELDYTDWNDMEKSIFIQSLSSYGRDFEMISKCVRTRSRDQCKVFFSKARKCLGLDLIQPGQGNAVSGDANGGGSDMEDASAVETESVVCNDGSDCKMDDHLLTSDVKSRHEYDIIGCERHLKLESKRGEENNWLASSDPMDTDHVSKNSLMGNCQLDDHVMEFNVDIVRQNDANGVCVSVQELGTVDVSSDKETAQKVEEVTDCGMRKEPSEGENTALVEVSDGHLGIDCQEPELLFTHKKVEDTDVNSANVSGISCTVRGIKCELQQTENASPILLDVLSATQADDVSFQKKAALENYNEKSRVDPWKQNSHIASLRSSTLFSVPIRYQKLSNHNASSAVVVDWVDDEPSQKIGQQHLSGHTFSDPSQFLRGSTVPKPEECEINGSVSCKKPIPLQNSSHGNLHSAHRAEFSLQKCRSSRYHSHDTEALHPLQRHSVGRSRTQSSCSSNVEKPSRNGDVKLFGKILTSSEQESNCSGQPTDNGGQHHISSGPTLNLKFSGEQKVSLDSVVSKFDCNYHLGSENIPVMDFGFWDRNRMQTGLPPVTDSSLLLAKCPSAFSNYSTPAAKVEQPPIQKLVKSSDRFFNSVSVFPSRDLCNSNGLTDHRKTREARPFTTDMNPQDIFITDMQRRNILNVVSGFQQQSRGIFGAHVGRVLVGGQCSGVSDPVAAIKMHYAKAEQFSLHSGNMVEEDSTWRRKGDIGR, encoded by the exons ATGCCGCCGGAGCCTTTTTCATGGGATCGGAGAGAGTTTCGGAAGCACGAGAGATCCGGGTCGGACCCTCGTTATGGCGGTGGGTACGGAGGCGGTTGGCCTCCCAGATGGCGAGAACAACACCACCCCGACGCACCGCCGCCCCACATACCGCCTTATCGCCGCCAACACCATCAGCAACAACAGCCGCGTTGGTACTCTGATTTCCGTTCTGGCCCTCTTCTTCCTG GTCATGGAAAGCAAGCTGGTTGGAACATGCATCCTGACGAGGTTGGTCAGGGATTTCTTCCCTATGGGTCTCGATTCAGTGACAGGAACCTAGATGAAGAGAATTTTCGGCCTTATGGTCTGGGCAGTGACGGAGTTAGGCATCTCAGAAATTTCAGAGATAATAGGGGGTCCTTTAGCCAAAAATACTGGAAAGCAACCTCTAGGGAGCCTTCTGCATCCTCGGACGGTCCTGGAAGAAGCACTGAGAATAATGAACAGAGGTCTATAGAGAATGCTCAAGCTCACAATAATTCTGGTGCAAACAACAGAAATGAGAACAACTTCTCTCATCCCACTCCCGATGAGGTCAAATCAGAAAAACCTGATTCTATTGCAAAAGAACAGCCAGATAAGGATGATGGCAATGCGGATGAGTTGGTGAATACAGGGAAATATGAGAAAGAAACACGCACGGGGTCAATAAATTGGAAGCCTCTGAAATGGTCAAGGTCAGGGAGCTTATCATCAAGGGGCTCTAGTCTCAGCCGTTCAAGTAGCTCAAATTGTGCAGGAGTGGACTCTAGTGAGATGGCTGCTGAAGTGCAGCAAAAGAAAGTGACACCAGTGCAGTCTCCTACTGCTGATACTGGTGCCGCTGGTTTGATGACATTTGCTGCTCCATCTTCCGAGGAGCCTATTTCCAGGAAGAAGCAACGTCTTGGCTGGGGAGAGGGACTGGCAAAGTATGAGAAGAAGAAAGTTGATGGCCCTGAAGATGATGCAGTAAATAATTCCATGGTCATCAGATTCAGTGATATAGAAGAAACTGAGCAAGCTCACACCATGAACATGCTTGAAAAGAGTCAAAGAGTTGCAGATTTGGAAGATTGTACCTCACCAGCAACTCCGTCTTCGGCTGCGTGTAGTTCTTCGCCAG GTATTGAAGGGAAAGAGATCGTCGATGGTGCAAAAGTTGACCATGGAGCATCTAATTTCAGCTGTTCACCCAGTATTGTGTCCCAGACTCCCTTTGATGGACCAACACTTAACTTAGAAAACCTGGAACTTTCATCACTTTCTAACATGAGCTCTTTGGTTTGTGAATTGTTACAATCTGGGGAACAAAGTTCTCGGAATACTTATTATGTGGGAGCCAGCAAGTTGTTCTTGTGGAAGAGTGATGTATCAAAAGCACTTGAAATGACAGAATCCGAGATAGATTCGCTGGAAACTGAACTTAAGTCATTGAAATCAGAACGTAGAGGTTACTGCCCTCTTCCAGATGTGTCCAGCTTGCAACCAGAAAAGATCCACTCAAAACATTTCGAGGAGCAAGTTACTGGTTCCAATTTTGCTTTAAGGCTTGCTTCTTTGGACCTCGTTTCATCTGAATGTACGATTGGTGAAAATGCACCTGTCGCAATCGAAGCTGAGCACGCGAGTTTGAAAGTAGAGAATACTGATAACACAGGATGTGCTTCCTCAAAATGTGTGGAGGTGTCAACTTCTGTGGAGGACTTTTATCGTCAGAGTGCCAGAGGTTTGGTGAATTTGGATGCCATCAATTCTAGTAACTCGATCGAAAAAAATCTAGATAAAGGTACTTGTGATTGGAGGAATGCTGGCCATGCCGATTATGATGAGCTGATTGTAACCAAAAGTTGTCCAGATCTTGCTGAGACCTGTGATACGCATTATGATATACCGGATATTTATGACTCAATATTGGCTTCCAATAAAGATTATGCAAATGTGGCTTCTGAGGCTTTAAATAAGTTAGTACCTTCTGAAAATAATATCTTCAATTTCGGAATGTGTTCGAGTGTCTCTTGCTTGCGGGGCGATCTCACAGTTATCAAAAAGAACTTTCTAAGGAGGAAACGATTTCTAAAGTTTAAGGAGAAGGCTCTTACTCTTAAGTACAGGTTATTTCAACATTTCTGGTCGCAAGGTCGACTGGTTTCTGCGAGGAAACTTCGAGCGTTGTCTCATAAGAAGCCAGATCTAATTGGGCATAAAATGCATCGTTTCAGTCGCGCTCGGATTTCTGCAGCTG CTGGGAACTCTCAAACAGTCTCGGCAGAAGATGTGATCGATTTTCTCAGCTGGCTGCTTTCAAAGTCCTCGGTTAAACCATATAGAAATACTTTGAAGATGCCTACTTTAATTTTGGACAAGGAGATGCAGATTTCGAGGTTTATTTCGAATAATGGTCTGGTGGTAGATCCTCGCGCTCTTGAAACAGAAAGGTCTATGATCAATACCTGGACGTCTGAAGAAAGGGATATCTTCTTAGATAAGCTTGCTACTTTTGGGAAAGATTTCAGGAAGATTGCCTCCTTTCTAGATCATAAAACAACAGCAGAGTGTGTTGAGTTTTACTACAAGAACCACAAATCGGATTGCTTTGAGAAAGCCAGAAAGAAGCCTGGCGTTATTAAATGTAGTAATTCCCAATCGACCACATACCTGGTTGCATCGGGTAAAAGATGGGGCCGTGGGGCTGCTGCGGCCTCCCTTGATATTCTGGGCGCAGCATCAGCGATCGTGGCTAATGATAATACGGGCGCAGAGATTCAGCAGAAGTGCACGTCTAGGTTTTCTTTTGGTGCATCTAGTGCTCATAAAGCACCGAGGTTTTATGATAGTACTTTTCAGAGTTTAAACAGTCCAGATCTTTATGACAATGAGAGAGAAGCCGTAGCTGCTGATGTGTTGGCTGGTATTTGTGGTTCCATGTCATCTGAGGCCGTGAGTTCTTGCATCACGAGTTCAGTTGATCCTGTGGATGGATATCAGGATTGGAGGTGTCAGAGAGTTAGGTTTTCTATGAAGCGTCCTTCAACCCCTGGAGTTACATTGAGTGTTGATGATGAGTGCTCAGATGAGAGCTATGTGGAGCTGGATTATACTGATTGGAATGATATGGAGAAATCAATCTTCATTCAGTCCCTGTCTTCTTATGGCCGAGACTTCGAGATGATCTCAAAATGTGTCAGAACAAGATCCAGGGACCAATGTAAGGTTTTCTTTAGCAAAGCCAGGAAGTGTCTTGGGTTGGATCTGATTCAACCTGGACAAGGTAATGCAGTCTCTGGTGATGCTAATGGAGGTGGTAGTGACATGGAAGATGCTAGTGCTGTTGAAACTGAGTCTGTTGTTTGCAATGACGGATCAGATTGCAAGATGGACGATCATCTTCTGACATCTGACGTGAAGTCAAGGCATGAATATGATATAATAGGATGTGAACGGCATCTGAAGCTTGAGTCGAAGAGAGGTGAGGAAAATAATTGGTTAGCTTCTTCTGATCCCATGGATACTGATCATGTTTCAAAGAATTCGTTGATGGGTAATTGTCAACTTGATGATCATGTTATGGAATTCAATGTGGATATCGTTAGACAGAATGATGCGAATGGTGTGTGTGTCTCTGTGCAGGAACTTGGTACCGTGGACGTGTCCTCTGATAAGGAAACTGCACAAAAGGTTGAAGAGGTGACTGACTGTGGCATGCGCAAGGAACCAAGTGAAGGTGAGAACACGGCGTTGGTTGAGGTTTCGGATGGGCATCTTGGGATAGATTGCCAAGAACCAGAGCTTTTGTTCACTCATAAGAAAGTTGAAGACACGGATGTCAATTCTGCCAATGTCAGTGGCATAAGCTGCACGGTTCGTGGGATTAAGTGTGAGTTGCAGCAGACTGAGAATGCTTCTCCCATTCTTCTGGATGTACTTTCTGCTACGCAAGCTGATGATGTCTCTTTCCAAAAGAAGGCTGCTCTTGAAAACTATAATGAAAAATCTCGTGTCGATCCATGGAAGCAAAATAGTCATATAGCATCCTTGAGGTCCTCAACACTGTTCTCTGTTCCAATTAGATATCAGAAACTTTCAAATCATAATGCTTCGTCAGCTGTTGTTGTTGATTGGGTTGATGACGAGCCTTCTCAGAAAATTGGTCAGCAGCATTTATCTGGTCACACATTTTCAGATCCTTCTCAGTTCCTAAGAGGGTCCACTGTTCCCAAGCCAGAAGAGTGTGAGATAAACGGGTCTGTTAGTTGCAAAAAACCAATTCCGCTTCAAAATTCCtctcatggaaatttgcattcTGCCCACCGTGCTGAGTTCTCTCTTCAGAAGTGTAGGAGCTCAAGATATCATTCCCATGATACCGAGGCTTTGCATCCATTGCAACGACACAGCGTTGGCCGATCTAGAACCCAATCCAGTTGCTCATCTAATGTGGAAAAACCTTCTAGGAATGGTGATGTCAAATTGTTTGGTAAAATCTTAACATCCTCTGAGCAGGAATCAAATTGTAGCGGACAACCAACTGACAACGGTGGCCAGCATCATATATCCAGTGGCCCTACTCTGAACCTGAAATTCAGTGGTGAACAGAAGGTCAGCTTAGATTCAGTAGTGTCAAAATTCGATTGTAACTACCACCTTGGCTCTGAAAATATTcctgttatggattttggtttttgGGATAGGAACAGGATGCAGACTGGCCTCCCCCCTGTGACCGACTCTTCCCTCTTGTTGGCCAAGTGTCCCTCAGCATTTAGTAATTATTCTACTCCTGCAGCAAAAGTCGAGCAGCCGCCAATTCAGAAACTTGTGAAGAGCAGTGACCGCTTTTTCAACAGTGTTTCAGTTTTTCCTAGTAGAGATCTATGCAACAGCAATGGGTTGACAGACCATCGAAAGACACGAGAGGCGCGGCCTTTTACCACAGATATGAACCCACAAGATATATTTATCACTGACATGCAAAGAAGGAACATATTGAATGTCGTCTCAGGATTTCAACAGCAATCAAGAGGGATTTTTGGAGCTCATGTTGGAAGAGTACTTGTTGGAGGTCAGTGTTCTGGCGTCTCAGATCCGGTCGCTGCCATCAAAATGCACTATGCCAAAGCTGAACAATTTAGTTTGCATTCGGGGAACATGGTTGAAGAGGACAGCACGTGGAGAAGAAAAGGCGACATAGGCAGGTAG